The region AACAGTCTGCTCAATGCAGCCATGCGGATAATTTAAGAGATAATGAAAATGCTTTTGAATATTGAATGGTGGCATTGTGGCAATTTCAGCTGTAAAATCATTCGTGCCTGGTGCTCCGATCGGATCGATGGCCACAGTACGGCTCTCATTATCGTCGAGGCGTACATAATTCACATTATAAATGACAGGTGTAGGATTATAAATTTCCACAAAAAGCGGTTCCATGGCCGTATAACTTCCATCCATCGCATGAATACTGAATTTTGTACTTCCGGGTGACTTACCAGCCACACAATCAAAATAAATCATTTTTTCCTGCTGCCCGCTTTCAAAAGAGATTCTTCTTTTGGGATTGTCGACACTAATATTATTGTCGTGTTTTACCTCTAAGGTTACACTGCCACCTGATGCCTGATCGCGAAAAACATTCACAGGCAAAACAAACTGATCTTTCATGACCAATTTTCGCGGTGCAGTAGCCATCACCATCAAAGGTGATTTAACTTTTGTAGAACGCTCCGCCTTACCAAAAGCCTGCTTGCTGCGCGCCACAACCATTGTTCGTACCTCTCCGATGTAGGGTGGCAATTTCATTTTATGGGTATATGATTTTCCGCTTTCAAGATTAAATGGTCCCTCTACAATTACAACCGGTTTAAATCGCTGGTCGGCAACCTGTGAAGGATCTTTATCGCCCATGGCACCACCACCGATACCAATTACACGTTCAATTGTGGAACTGAACGCACCAATTACCCAGTCAAAAATATCGTAGGTCATTACGCCCAGGGCCTCGTGGCTAAAGAAATGGGCGTATGGATCCGGTGTGGTAAAATTGGTCAACGCCAGCAGCCCTTCGTCAACTATGGCAATGCTATAGTTCATGGCCTTACCGTATTGCTCTGAAATGGTAATCTCAAACTCCTCGCCGGATTCTATGGTTCCATCCATTTCAATTACCGGATATATTTTCTTTTCGGGATCAGTCACTTTAATTCCGGCCACACCATAAAGCCTTAACGGCAAATCGTTTGCTGTTTGGCTGTAAGATTGCAGGTAATGAATATTGATGTAACAGTTCGGACTCATTTGGGGTGTTGCTTTAAATGAGAATGACGTTTCCCCATCCTGGGTATCGACCCAATAATCTTCAATTACCTTTACACCATTTTCAATACTCACAAGTGCCTTACCTCCTGCTTCGGTTGGAAAGCTCAGGCTCACTTTTTCGCCGGTTTCGTATTGCTCCTTATCGGTGGCAAAACGAAGCATATTTTGCGATACACCGTCAGGCCGGTTCGAACGCCCTGCAATAGATGGCCAGTCAAAATAAATAAATTTGGAGGCCACCTGCTGATTGCGCATGTTGGTTACTTCAATTAAATAGCGTCCCCATTCATTACGATCCATCGAAAGATTGTACGTTGCTCTTCCATTTTTTATATTAACGTAATCGGTCTTTTTCAGCTTTTTATATCGGCGATAGCGATATCCGAAATCACTGGCAGACTCCCACCACCAACTCCAGGCAACTTTATAAACCTTCACTTTAGCCCTAACTGTTGAACTCATTTTTTCGCCTTTTACATTAGTTGCGGCCAAATCTACGGCAATTTCCTTGTCGGTTTGGTACATGTTGTAACGGCCAGTAGGCTCGGGCAATCTTATACCCACATAGGAGGTGTAAGGAAAATATTGCTGCCTTGCTGATGCTATGCTGAAGTTTCCATTGGGCTCAAAAACCTTAAAAAAGTACGAAAGCGCAACTTTAGCCGGTAGCTCCTGCGATTTCGGAATATAAGGCGAAATTTTAGCATCTCCGTTGGCATCAAGTTTTCCTTCAAAATACATTTGAGGAGGCGTACTCAGTTGCTGCTCCTGATGATTGAACTCATACCCCGGCCAATCATCAAACCGGAGTCTTGATTTTGTAGCAGCACCTTCTACTGTAACCTTTAAATTACTTACCGGTGCACCGTGCAGCCATTCTACATGTAGCCCAATATCCTGTTTTTCATCAGCCAGTAGTTTTTCCGGGGTATCAATATCCAGTTTAAGCCTGTTAGGTTTTACTGTTTCCACAGCTATTGATTTCGTAAATGTACGGCTACCCACCAGTACCTTTATGCGCCAGGTACCGGTTTCATCATCAGATGAAGAGGGAAAATGCACCAAATAATGATCCGCTGCATTACGCGAAAGCACCTTTTTACCGGCCAGTTGCGAACGCGCATTATACAATTCAATGGTAACGGGAATATTGCCAGGCAAATTACCTGTTAAGTCATGCAACATAAAACCGGCATAAATCGTATCGCCGGGTCTGTAAACACCACGTTCATTGTACAAAAAACCTTTCATTCCCTCGCGCACAACTACACCATCTGTCGGAAAATGGCTGTATGAAAGCGCTTCAGAACTACTCATGCTTAGATATGTGGCATGATTTCCATCTGTAACTTTTACAAAATAGGGATCTTCAGATCCAACAAATTCAATTTTCCCATTGGCATCGGTCTTTCCATCTTTGAGAACTTGTTGTTGATAATTCAATACCTCAACTGTGGCGCCCGATAGCACCTCTGTAGTTGACAAACGTGTTGCAAATACTGTTAGATGCTCACCTTCTCCTGCTTTAGCAATAACGCCAATATCGCTGATCATAAAATTATGTTTCATGGCGCGTCTGAAACCATAATAGTATTCATGGCAGGGATCATCGCGGTGACGCCAGCTATAACTATTGCCATATGAATAACTTGAAAAGTTTTTCCAGAAACGCTCAGATGCAATTTGTGCCTTTTTATCAGCAGCAAGCTCATCGCATTGTGTGATGGCATTTTCTTTCCGGAAACCAATCTGCACATGGTACAGAGCACCGGGGGCCTGTTCTACTATTTTATTCAGATCAATATAATAAGTATTCCACTGGCCCAGATCAGTATTGGCAAATTGCTCCAGCATTACTGTTTGTTCAAAAACAGGCATTCCGACACGATTCAATTGGCGGTTGTCGTCGAGACTATTTACCTGCAAAAACTGAATGATATTATTTTCATACACACGGTACACACGAACATCAACAGCCTTTAAATTCACAGCCTCGAAAGCAAAAAGCGCACCCTGCTCTCCTGGTGGCAATATCACATCATCTGATTTGGCCCGCACAGCCGGTTTTAATTCTTCAAAAAGGATATTAAAAACTGTATCGGTGCTCAATGTCTTCCCATTCGTACTCTCTATGCCTCGCCGAATGGTCAATTGATCCTGAATCTTCTGTCGTTTTACGGGCTGTATAATCAGCCGGTTCCCGGCCACATCCACCTGGTAATCGTCGACTTCCCCAAACCCAACGAGGCCGGATAATTCCTGGTACCGCTTAATGGGATCAGAAAAGTACAGTACAACCTGCTGATCGGGATGTTGCTGTACTTTAAAACCTGTAATGATGAATTCATTTTTTGAAGGAATTTTATAGGTAGTAGTTCCTTTATTACTTATGTTCAGCGGCTCCCCGGTATATTGAATGGTTAAAACTTTTGATGCTTCGGTTCGGGCAATGCTATCGATTGTAAATTGGAAAAAACGACCACTTTTATCTGCTTCCCACTTCACCTTGTAACTTTTATCACCAACAGTTGCCTGTAACATTTTACCGACAACATCGGCCTCAGCCTTATCTGCAAGTTTAAGGCTTCCATATACTTTCAGCATATCTGCTTTCTGAATATCAACCGGTGCAAGCCCTTCAATTTCTATATTAAAGTTTTGTTCAATCACGTTGAAATCAAATTCATAGGCATCTACCTTAAGTGAATCGACCATTTCTGACAAATCGACTTCAACATGATACTGAGTACCGTTTTTAAAAGGCTCAGCCGGTGTATACTCCAGCACATTAGGCTGCACCCAAATGGCCTGACCTTTAGTTTTGGGCGATATTTCAAACGCACCATCAGAGAGCGCAATGCCTGTTTGATCTACCGAAACGATATTTTGAGTAAAATAAACTTTTACGGCACTATGAGCAGATACCGTCCCACTGGTATGTGCTGAAATCCAACGGGCATATGTTTGTCTGTTTTGCTCACCTGACGAAGCAAAAACAATAAAATATAATGCGATTGCCACAGCCAGCAATGCGCCAATGGTAATAAATAGTGTTTTTCGATTCATGGCAGACAAATTTTTTTGTTTAAAGTTAAAAAAAATGGGGTTGTAATGGTAATTATTAAGGTGGCATTTCCATAGGTTTGTGATAAAAGGGAAGCTAAAAGTATCTATCGAACATTTAACCATTTGCCCGTATCGATATAAAAATATCTTCATTTCCCTGCCGGAAAATATTATCTTCGTGAAGATTTAAAATTTTAATGCATTATGAACGTATTGATACTTGGCTCCGGTGGCAGAGAACATGCACTGGCGTGGAAACTCAGCCAAAGTAAAAAAATCGATCAATTATATATTGCTCCTGGCAATGGTGGCACGCAACATTGCGGAACCAATATCGATATAGCTCCTGATGATTTTGAAGCAATTAAAAACATTACACTGAAGCAACAGATCGGGCTTGTCATTGTAGGGCCTGAAGCGCCACTTGTAAAAGGATTAACCGATTTTTTCACTTCAGATGAAGAATTAAAACCAATACCAGTTGTGGGTCCTACAAAGGCTGGAGCAGAACTGGAAGGCAGTAAAGATTTTGCTAAAGCATTTATGCAGGAATTCAAAATCCCAACTGCTCAATATCAGTCATTCACAAAAGATACCCTAAACGAGGGGAAAAAATTCCTTGAAACCCTAAAGGCGCCCTGGGTACTGAAAGCAGACGGGCTGGCAGCAGGCAAGGGGGTGTTGATTCTCGAGGATATTGATGAAGCAAAAATAGAGCTGGAAAATATGCTTGGTGGCAAATTTGGAGAGGCCAGCTCAACAGTAGTCATTGAAGAATTCCTGAAGGGCATTGAGGTTTCCTGTTTTTGCTACACCAATGGCAAAGATTACGTGATGCTGCCTGAAGCCAAAGACTACAAGCGTATTGGAGAAGGCGATACCGGTTTAAATACCGGAGGAATGGGCAGTATTTCACCTGTGCCATTTGCTGACGATAAGTTTTTGGGAAAGGTGCAAAAACAAATTGTAGAACCGACAATCGAAGGTTTGCAAACCCGCGGCATCACGTACCATGGTTTCATCTTTTTTGGATTAATGAACGTCGATGGT is a window of Salinivirga cyanobacteriivorans DNA encoding:
- a CDS encoding alpha-2-macroglobulin family protein, whose translation is MNRKTLFITIGALLAVAIALYFIVFASSGEQNRQTYARWISAHTSGTVSAHSAVKVYFTQNIVSVDQTGIALSDGAFEISPKTKGQAIWVQPNVLEYTPAEPFKNGTQYHVEVDLSEMVDSLKVDAYEFDFNVIEQNFNIEIEGLAPVDIQKADMLKVYGSLKLADKAEADVVGKMLQATVGDKSYKVKWEADKSGRFFQFTIDSIARTEASKVLTIQYTGEPLNISNKGTTTYKIPSKNEFIITGFKVQQHPDQQVVLYFSDPIKRYQELSGLVGFGEVDDYQVDVAGNRLIIQPVKRQKIQDQLTIRRGIESTNGKTLSTDTVFNILFEELKPAVRAKSDDVILPPGEQGALFAFEAVNLKAVDVRVYRVYENNIIQFLQVNSLDDNRQLNRVGMPVFEQTVMLEQFANTDLGQWNTYYIDLNKIVEQAPGALYHVQIGFRKENAITQCDELAADKKAQIASERFWKNFSSYSYGNSYSWRHRDDPCHEYYYGFRRAMKHNFMISDIGVIAKAGEGEHLTVFATRLSTTEVLSGATVEVLNYQQQVLKDGKTDANGKIEFVGSEDPYFVKVTDGNHATYLSMSSSEALSYSHFPTDGVVVREGMKGFLYNERGVYRPGDTIYAGFMLHDLTGNLPGNIPVTIELYNARSQLAGKKVLSRNAADHYLVHFPSSSDDETGTWRIKVLVGSRTFTKSIAVETVKPNRLKLDIDTPEKLLADEKQDIGLHVEWLHGAPVSNLKVTVEGAATKSRLRFDDWPGYEFNHQEQQLSTPPQMYFEGKLDANGDAKISPYIPKSQELPAKVALSYFFKVFEPNGNFSIASARQQYFPYTSYVGIRLPEPTGRYNMYQTDKEIAVDLAATNVKGEKMSSTVRAKVKVYKVAWSWWWESASDFGYRYRRYKKLKKTDYVNIKNGRATYNLSMDRNEWGRYLIEVTNMRNQQVASKFIYFDWPSIAGRSNRPDGVSQNMLRFATDKEQYETGEKVSLSFPTEAGGKALVSIENGVKVIEDYWVDTQDGETSFSFKATPQMSPNCYINIHYLQSYSQTANDLPLRLYGVAGIKVTDPEKKIYPVIEMDGTIESGEEFEITISEQYGKAMNYSIAIVDEGLLALTNFTTPDPYAHFFSHEALGVMTYDIFDWVIGAFSSTIERVIGIGGGAMGDKDPSQVADQRFKPVVIVEGPFNLESGKSYTHKMKLPPYIGEVRTMVVARSKQAFGKAERSTKVKSPLMVMATAPRKLVMKDQFVLPVNVFRDQASGGSVTLEVKHDNNISVDNPKRRISFESGQQEKMIYFDCVAGKSPGSTKFSIHAMDGSYTAMEPLFVEIYNPTPVIYNVNYVRLDDNESRTVAIDPIGAPGTNDFTAEIATMPPFNIQKHFHYLLNYPHGCIEQTVSGVFGLVYAPKIIQLTDKSAQRMKDKIAAALQKLRKFQTNSGGLAYWPGSRNVNEWSTNYAGHFMLVAREAGYQVDRGLLNKWIRYQKTMARNWVDNGPTSRYNQAYRLYTLALADKPARGPMNRLRSIEDLHPAVQWRLAAAYAVAGRERAAEKLITSLSVAEPIETIRYTYGSSLREQAMVLQTLDYLGKETEAFNLIAEMSDAMIEDRWYSTQTRAWVMYAIADFYRKRDVARKIDLTYAVNNGKKNTVQSSKHVASVDFPLEFSLSQNIRFTNQSGGEIFLQMISQGKPLPKEMAGGASNLSIDVQYLDFNQNPVSVSQIDQTTDFIAQIKVRHPGVRRAYKDLALTFTAPGGWEIINTRFTDFDGEINKSNYTYRDFRDTRVMTYFDLAKSQEKVFYIKLNASYPGRFYLAPVSVEAMYDHTINARTDSKFVEVKRKE
- the purD gene encoding phosphoribosylamine--glycine ligase, with amino-acid sequence MNVLILGSGGREHALAWKLSQSKKIDQLYIAPGNGGTQHCGTNIDIAPDDFEAIKNITLKQQIGLVIVGPEAPLVKGLTDFFTSDEELKPIPVVGPTKAGAELEGSKDFAKAFMQEFKIPTAQYQSFTKDTLNEGKKFLETLKAPWVLKADGLAAGKGVLILEDIDEAKIELENMLGGKFGEASSTVVIEEFLKGIEVSCFCYTNGKDYVMLPEAKDYKRIGEGDTGLNTGGMGSISPVPFADDKFLGKVQKQIVEPTIEGLQTRGITYHGFIFFGLMNVDGNPYVIEYNVRLGDPETESILPRIKTDLMNMFEAGINDQLSDFELEFDARHAAAVMLVSGGYPEAYEKGKTITGLNAVKDSIVLHAGTKINNNETVTSGGRVMAITSLDQTMEAALSTSMDNAEKIKFDKKYYRKDLGFDLK